A DNA window from Clavibacter sepedonicus contains the following coding sequences:
- a CDS encoding alpha/beta hydrolase — protein MLHDLADLPIISASFVTASTVVPIVGLALLLLIARRARIRTGARAAAPRRAARAILIGAVAGGLAGLALTWVLGDLLDLFGVILSVPTRVWTALGGLGLGVAGVVVARSRSAVTGVGGRGAPPRGLRILHTVLAVLIAPLVVFATAIGINADLQEYPNIAAAFGISRISPLDVSALPAPDAAGAPVDAASTAPVAETWRASENLPARGRVGSVTIPGTQSGFAARDGLVYLPPAALVSDAPALPVVVAMSGQPGSPLDLIASGRVDRVLDEYAAANGGLAPIVVIPDHLGAQDANPMCVDSPLGNTSTYLTVDVPAWITAHLRVLPGADRWTILGFSQGGTCAAQIGSARPDLFGTIVDISGEVAPTRGGDTVAAAFGGSQARYAAAFPAAIMESRAPYPDSTAFFCVGEVDQQYRPEVEQIEAAAKAAGMDTRMSTAPGRAHDWGAVNTCVHGILPPLGQRLGLTR, from the coding sequence GTGCTCCACGATCTCGCCGACCTCCCGATCATCTCGGCGTCCTTCGTGACCGCGTCGACGGTGGTGCCGATCGTCGGCCTGGCGCTCCTCCTCCTGATCGCCCGTCGGGCCAGGATCCGGACGGGCGCCCGCGCGGCGGCCCCGCGCCGCGCCGCGCGGGCGATCCTCATCGGCGCGGTCGCCGGAGGGCTCGCCGGCCTCGCGCTCACGTGGGTCCTCGGGGACCTCCTCGACCTCTTCGGGGTGATCCTGTCCGTGCCCACGCGCGTCTGGACGGCGCTCGGCGGACTGGGGCTCGGCGTGGCGGGCGTCGTGGTCGCGAGGAGCCGGAGCGCGGTCACGGGCGTCGGCGGGCGCGGGGCACCGCCGCGCGGCCTGCGCATCCTGCACACCGTGCTCGCCGTCCTGATCGCGCCGCTGGTCGTGTTCGCGACCGCCATCGGGATCAACGCCGACCTCCAGGAGTACCCGAACATCGCGGCCGCGTTCGGGATCTCGCGGATCAGCCCGCTCGACGTCTCGGCCCTCCCCGCCCCGGACGCCGCAGGCGCGCCGGTCGACGCAGCATCGACGGCGCCCGTCGCGGAGACCTGGCGGGCGTCGGAGAACCTGCCCGCACGGGGTCGCGTCGGCAGCGTCACGATCCCGGGCACGCAGTCGGGATTCGCGGCACGCGACGGGCTCGTCTACCTGCCCCCGGCCGCGCTCGTGTCCGATGCGCCCGCCCTGCCCGTCGTCGTCGCCATGTCAGGCCAGCCCGGCTCCCCGCTCGACCTCATCGCATCGGGCCGCGTGGACAGGGTCCTCGACGAGTACGCCGCCGCGAACGGCGGGCTGGCGCCCATCGTCGTCATCCCGGACCACCTCGGGGCCCAGGACGCCAACCCCATGTGCGTGGACTCCCCGCTCGGGAACACGTCGACGTACCTCACGGTCGACGTGCCCGCCTGGATCACGGCCCACCTGCGCGTCCTGCCGGGAGCCGATCGCTGGACCATCCTCGGCTTCTCGCAGGGCGGCACCTGCGCCGCCCAGATCGGTTCGGCACGCCCGGACCTCTTCGGGACCATCGTCGACATCTCGGGCGAGGTCGCTCCGACGCGCGGCGGCGACACGGTGGCCGCCGCCTTCGGGGGATCGCAGGCGAGGTACGCCGCCGCCTTCCCCGCGGCGATCATGGAGTCGCGCGCGCCGTATCCCGACAGCACGGCGTTCTTCTGCGTGGGGGAGGTCGACCAGCAGTATCGTCCGGAGGTGGAGCAGATCGAGGCGGCGGCGAAGGCGGCGGGCATGGACACGCGCATGAGCACGGCGCCCGGGCGCGCGCACGATTGGGGGGCCGTCAACACGTGCGTGCACGGCATCCTCCCGCCGCTCGGCCAGCGGCTGGGCCTCACCCGATGA
- a CDS encoding response regulator, with product MPTPPIRVALVDDQALFRTGVRMLISSQPDLEFAGEAANGQEAVELARTERPDVILMDIRMPVMDGIHATAEVLRTADASGERPPRVLVLTTFDLDESAARAIRAGASGFVLKDADPEFLLAAIRTVHAGNSVIAASATRQLLEHFDPGSRPRVAPPAFASLTSREREIFVLAARGLSNAEIAQAEFLSEATVKTHVSRILAKLSLRDRVQLVVFAFEHRLNGSPSQG from the coding sequence GTGCCCACCCCACCCATCCGCGTCGCCCTGGTCGACGACCAGGCCCTGTTCCGCACGGGCGTCCGCATGCTCATCTCCTCGCAGCCCGACCTGGAGTTCGCCGGCGAGGCCGCGAACGGCCAGGAGGCCGTCGAGCTCGCCCGGACCGAGCGCCCCGACGTGATCCTCATGGACATCCGCATGCCCGTGATGGACGGGATCCATGCCACGGCCGAGGTCCTGCGCACGGCGGACGCGTCGGGCGAGCGCCCGCCCCGCGTCCTCGTGCTCACGACCTTCGACCTCGACGAGAGCGCCGCGCGCGCCATCCGGGCGGGGGCGAGCGGCTTCGTGCTGAAGGACGCCGACCCGGAGTTCCTGCTCGCCGCCATCCGCACTGTCCACGCCGGCAACTCGGTCATCGCGGCGTCGGCGACGCGGCAGCTCCTCGAGCACTTCGACCCGGGATCCCGGCCCCGGGTCGCCCCGCCCGCGTTCGCGTCGCTCACCTCGCGCGAGCGCGAGATCTTCGTCCTCGCGGCCCGCGGCCTGAGCAACGCGGAGATCGCGCAGGCGGAGTTCCTCAGCGAGGCGACGGTGAAGACGCACGTGAGCCGCATCCTCGCGAAGCTCAGCCTCCGCGACCGCGTGCAGCTCGTGGTCTTCGCCTTCGAGCACCGCCTGAACGGATCCCCGTCCCAGGGCTAG
- a CDS encoding sensor histidine kinase: MLRRIPRYQLVLDIVLAVAFVALLAPGSIGVAAASAFGVFASTTSEVSVILVLVMGAALAVRRVSPGLSLAVAWAGAIIQMGAGAGVEPGDLAVAGVVYCTAAYGGRVVRTLGLVSAILGGVVAATYLSYASGRVPIGSAAFSTGEWTAFATLFLFLLLCAWSVLLASWTAGRLVVASRASHASRDAQEAAERDQARALQDVVVEQERNRIARDMHDVVAHSLAVVIAQADGARYARLVDPEAADEALRTISTTARQALGDVRILLAQLRHSEDDAPQPELKELSDLIDQMRSTGLTIQFVETGQPGEFGTGQQLAVYRIVQEALTNVLRHGDVAHPVEVELVWEPDGVSVSVQSRTLPDPVRPPRTTTGIIALPVLPPVPAAPAQPVGHGLAGMRERATLSGGRFSAGVREGVWTVSAWIPFAPATRPVPRVPVVGASVGTGADAPSRPLTLDELFPPEAAAAGTATPAAPVSPHRTAAARGVAASAARRARDDRPAGS, encoded by the coding sequence TCGGCGTCTTCGCGTCCACCACGTCCGAGGTGTCGGTCATCCTCGTGCTCGTCATGGGCGCCGCCCTCGCCGTCCGCCGCGTCTCGCCGGGGCTCTCCCTGGCCGTCGCCTGGGCGGGGGCGATCATCCAGATGGGCGCCGGCGCGGGCGTCGAGCCCGGCGACCTCGCCGTCGCGGGCGTCGTCTACTGCACGGCCGCGTACGGCGGTCGCGTCGTCCGCACGCTGGGCCTCGTCTCCGCGATCCTCGGCGGCGTGGTCGCCGCCACCTACCTCTCCTACGCATCGGGCCGCGTCCCCATCGGCAGCGCGGCGTTCAGCACGGGGGAGTGGACCGCGTTCGCGACCCTGTTCCTCTTCCTGCTCCTGTGCGCGTGGAGCGTGCTGCTCGCGTCGTGGACGGCTGGCCGACTCGTGGTCGCCTCCCGCGCGTCGCACGCGAGCCGGGACGCGCAGGAGGCGGCCGAGCGCGACCAGGCCCGCGCGCTGCAGGACGTCGTCGTCGAGCAGGAGCGCAACCGCATCGCCCGGGACATGCACGACGTCGTCGCCCACTCGCTCGCCGTCGTGATCGCGCAGGCGGACGGCGCCCGCTACGCCCGGCTGGTGGATCCCGAGGCGGCGGACGAGGCGCTGCGCACCATCTCCACCACCGCCAGGCAGGCGCTCGGCGACGTGCGGATCCTCCTGGCGCAGCTCCGGCACAGCGAGGACGACGCGCCGCAGCCCGAGCTCAAGGAGCTGAGCGACCTCATCGACCAGATGCGCTCCACGGGCCTCACGATCCAGTTCGTCGAGACGGGCCAGCCCGGCGAGTTCGGCACCGGGCAGCAGCTCGCCGTCTACCGCATCGTGCAGGAGGCGCTCACGAACGTGCTCCGGCACGGCGACGTCGCGCACCCCGTCGAGGTGGAGCTGGTCTGGGAGCCCGACGGCGTCTCGGTGTCCGTGCAGAGCCGGACGCTCCCGGATCCAGTGCGCCCCCCGCGCACCACGACGGGCATCATCGCCCTGCCCGTGCTCCCGCCCGTCCCCGCGGCCCCCGCGCAGCCGGTCGGCCACGGCCTGGCCGGCATGCGCGAGCGGGCGACGCTCTCCGGCGGCCGCTTCTCGGCGGGGGTGCGCGAGGGCGTGTGGACCGTGTCCGCGTGGATCCCCTTCGCTCCCGCCACGCGCCCCGTGCCGCGCGTGCCCGTCGTCGGCGCGTCCGTCGGCACGGGAGCGGACGCGCCCAGCCGGCCGCTCACCCTCGACGAGCTGTTCCCGCCGGAGGCCGCCGCCGCGGGCACCGCGACGCCCGCGGCGCCCGTCAGCCCGCACCGCACCGCGGCCGCCCGCGGGGTCGCCGCCTCCGCGGCGCGACGCGCCCGCGACGACCGGCCAGCCGGATCCTGA